The nucleotide sequence CTCTTCCAGAAACTGACTGCACTTTGTCATCCGTTTGATCCGGTCTGGCATGATGCTTCACCTTAAAATGCTTCTCAACCAAAGATGCAGCAGCTACAAAACTCGTGGTCAGAAAACAATGAAATCTCGCACTGTAACAACTTTCTGAATCAGTTACAAGTCTTACTACATTGCCTGGACTGTAATTTGGAAATAGCAGGTGCAACATATCTGTTTTCAGGCACATTAatgattcattacatttatatagtgcttttctaggcactcaaagtgctttacattgtgtgtggggggggggggtctaaagGTTTTAAAGTGTCACATCACATCTCACATAGCAAACAAACACTGCTTTTGACTTATAAAAAGCATATCATCCCTTACTCAAGCAATCCACCCTGTCCTTGCACTATCAgggaatatttttataattgacacCTTGAGTCTGGTCTACAAGTGAACTGCAAGAAGATGAACTCCTCCAGGAGACGTCTGCAGCCACGGTCCCACCTCAGCCAATACAAAATGCATTCAGTGACATCTGATCTGGACAAAACAATAGTTTGTGTCCGTGTTCATACACCATGTGTCTCGGTAGTTGCATAACAGCGGATCGTCTGAGCAGAAGACTGGAGATCTACAGTATACACGACTGAAGAATTAAACCACACCTTCGAAGATTCAAAAGATGACATGATAATGATCTTTACACAAGTAAAGAGAAAATAAACCCCCTACCTCCCCCGGTGCCACCTGTCACGAAAGAACATTTGTGGTAAAATGACCATGTCCCATGTGCATAAGAAGGTATGCAGGTTCTCAAGTGTACGAGAGCAGGAGAAAAGCTCACAGATGTAACAAAGTGATAAACCTCAAAACCACAGCCAGATTTTTATGTATGTTACTagtgctgttaaatgattaattgccgccaaaataaaagtttttgttcacgtaatatatgtgtgtatgtactgtgcatattatatatatatattatatatatatatatatatatatatatatacacacacacacacatgcatgtatttaaGAAAACTATGTTAAGtttatagattaaaaaatatCGATATACAATATCAGTTATGCTATAtggatataaatatatgcatggaaatattttccaaatatatactgtatgtgtatttctatatataaatatacacactatacacacatatattatgtaaacaaaaacttttattttggatgcgtttAATCACTTGACAGCACTTTTATGTATAAGGAATAATTGACTAAGGGCTTGGGCATCACGAGGTGGTGATGCGGCCACGACATTTACACCTTGGGTGcgcattatacacacacacacacacgcacacacacacacacacacacacacacacacacacacataattgtaAGTTATTGTAAATAActgtataacattttatatattatacacacatatactaataatattttatatttctataatataatatatatatatttttgcatattttatatacaatataaaaaataataggcCTATTTaagtcataaaatattttaaaatcaatgtaaATAATTACTGGtgtaatttatatgaatattaatttaaaacttaatactttaattaaaataataattacttatgaaaaaaaaatgtttaatcgaaaatgtaaaaattaataaaatctgtattaatttaaataaaaaataatcataaatattaataataaatgtaacagacactttatacacacacacacacacaaacacacacagatatatatataataataataaaaatgtctacATGAATACAACATTTAATAGACACTTAATAgacaattaaaataagaaaacagaATTATGCACCTACTTGGATATCTGAAGTAGAAGTCATTCTCGATATCGCTCGttatattgttcttatttttgTAGTGAACCCAGTGAGTATCTGCCTCCTCATTATACCGCACAAATACCCCAAAAAGAATGATCATAGACAGCTGCCAGATGAAGCACACCGCAGGTAACCTCCACCTGACGTTAGTATTCTTCGGCCGGTCGCAGAGGTCCCGGATGCACATGCAGTTGCCCATCTCCGCAGGCTCATAGAGCAGTCTGTGATGCTGCTGTTGAGAGATGTCTCACTTTTAAACGCAGCGGGGGCGCGGACGGAGGTGTGTCCGTGTCGGTGTAAGTATGCTTTCTcagaaaagagaaaacatttgCGAGAAAAGTCTGAGGATGACTGACTGCTATAAGTTACGCCACATGTTGCTAATTTGATGGCGCTGGTTTTAAAGCACCCGTGTGTTGTTGTCGAAATATTCGGATATTCTAATATGAGTATTCAGGCATTTCAGGTTAAAGTTTTTCATTTAGCGTAAATTTGTTAAGTCAAAATTGCGTTTTTCAGCCATTGCAATTTGGATCATGCCATTTGCGCCAAGATGTCATAATTTACGCGGGAAATTGTTTGGCTGTGttctaaatatgatttattatattcAGTACTTAAATATAgactttatattatattgaaaagaCATAAatcctctgtttttgttttattttgtgtgttttaaagtGCCTCGTTTTTAAGGTTGCTAATAACTTGGGCGGACATTATAAAAATCTGTTACTTCGTGATATAGAGCCAtaatagaataagaataaaattCATGACGATTGGTTTAGGCAATTGCGAGCCGactctttttttccatttttttttttttttttttttttttgacagacaataactttattattgtaaccaataataactttattaacgGGCGCTGTGTTTAAACTGTGGCGCATTGGTTTCGGCAAAAGGCAAAAACTCCAAATGTGTGACGAAACAtcataaaatgttacttttattacTTGTATTACTGGGAAATATAAATCACTTTCAAAGAGGTTCAAACTTCTGCGTGttactttatttagtttttattgacTCCATTTTAAGGCTGTAACTCCAGTAATAACTTTCACAGCTGAACTCATGGACTGGATGGGCTGGATTTGACCAGCCTTGGGAGGAGCTggtttatttgataaattaattatAGCTAATGTGGAACATTTACCTGTAACGTTTACCTGTTTCATCACTGGCACATAATACACTCATTGTACAATGTGCATGTTATGCTTATTAACCTTTCTCCTTCTCCAGGCACTGACTCGGTGAACATGTTGGACGTCAGTGGGCTGAACTGGTTACTCATTGATCTGAATATGCGCTTGTATTCTTGAATGAGACCATTAACTTTCACTGTTTCCccttgtaattaattgtgaagaTTGAGATCTTTGACATGGTCAAGGTGTAATTCCTGAGGCTCAGATTATTTTTAGACAAGGGACACATCCCATCCTGATTCTCTATTGACTATTTGACATTGACCATAATAGCATGCTTAATGTGTTCTTGTGGGCTTCCCTTTGTTGTCAAATGTTTGTTCATCAAAGTATGGACCTGTAGGAGCATGAAAAAGGCTATGACAGAGGTTATAGCTCAAATCTGCTGGTCTGTATAAGATGTAAGATCTGCTCCAGGGAATTGCTGCAACCCAAACCTGCTTAGAGATTGACACAAATGTCCCCTGTTAGATCCAGACAGTTTATTTTGAAGCTGGAGGGTTTAAACCTCCACCAGTTTTGTGTACAGTATCTGGTACGTGGTGTATTGTGTGAATTTTGACATGGTGAACACTGAACTCCCGTGGGTCACTACATTGTGAGGAGAGGGGCTTGTTCTGCTGAAGGAAACTCTTTGCTGTCTCCGTTGAGATTTTGTATGAATGTTAAGTGATACTTAGCAATGTGTATGTCTCtcgtataataatataataaccttCTCTACATATAATACATCATTTTCAAGTTggtcaagattttaaaatgtaattatttttaaataaataaagtgtttagATAAATAATGATGTAACAACATAATTAATGGTTAAAtaaattgattatatatatatatatattttttcaatttaaaacattttaacacccTGATgatatatgctttaaaaaaaaaaaaaaaaaaaatgtttcagttaTATGATGCATTGTTCCATTTtacattgtacacacacacacacaaaaaaagagagtATAAATAACCTTACGgaaattaaccatgattttactatgaaaaaaaacaaaacatggttaAACCATGGTAATCACAAATTAATAATGGTCTTGCTACTCTAACCGAGGTTTAACCATGGCATTTGTAgcaaaactgtggttatacatcTTGTCAGCAGTATGCCACAAACATGTCTGCTGCACTTTTATAATGGTTATCCTCTGGGTAGTTTTAACTCAACCATTACTTAAAAATGACTATATTTCTTGCTTaaaattttcaacattaattaataagttgaataaacaatacattaataatacagtttttaaatgGATTGTTAATAAATGTTTCCCTTTTGATTATCATTGATGTCTCTAGTTATTATTTGTCTGATTTTACCGTTTTATACCCTATTTTGGGTTCATTTTAAACCAGCCACGCAGAAATTTTTGCAGTTTGTCCATATTTGAATGTTTGGCCATCACTGCCCAAAGGTTTGGTCAAGTCTAGCCTCAAAGCAACCAGCAGAATCGGTTCACGATAAAAGACAAATGTATCATCCAGACGCCCTCAGGAGTGTTTGTGAATGCCAGATAAAAGCGTCCACACACCAGATACACACACAGCAGGACTCATGTTGTGGTGGGAAACAGATGACACAGGTCTCCTCAGACCGGTTTAGTGTTAGTTACTGCGAGCATCACCAGGAATTAATAGGTGTTACAGGCCACAGAGAGCGATTAAACGACGCCAGGATGGTTTTACGTTGTCTGGGTTGGATCTTCTCAGGCGTGCGGTTTCGATTCGACACATGGGAGGGATTTCTGAGCTGTAAACAAACATGACAGTCACGGTACAAAAGAACACTCAGAAAACTGCGTTTGGGGATAAATTCCTGTCGAAGAACTATAATGAGACTCAAGAGAGGATTAGTTTCTTTCAGCATTAAACTACcttattttcagaattattttgtaGGGAGTAAACGCACCCCGCAGGCCTATATCAGAAGTTGCTTTGTTCATCACAATACGATTAAGAACTAAATAGTGTCCACTTACCTGGCGTCTCTATGAAATGCTGCAAATATACACAGACGCCGGATGTTTGTGTGGGATGGAAGATTCTGTAATGGAAGCTTGATGTCATCAGAAATCATGTTGATAGCTTATTAGTCCTGAGAAACAGCATATGGATTCATTTAGACGTACTTttacaattaaatcaattacGCAGACTAATGAGTAATACATGTTTGTTATTGCatattttataccaaaaatctaatatttttccCCACTAGAGGGAGCTATAGAGAAGTACTCAAAAGCATACACCTTTCACTACTGCTATGATCAAATATAGAATCAAACCATAAACTGTATAAAAGCTGTATCCAACACATTCTTTTAGACTCTTTATTTGTATCTGACTGtcaaatctcaataaattatttacacaataatggactaaaaagcaaacataaataattaaatcgtTTTATTGCCATAAAACCAAATGTCAGTGAATTAAACAGGAAAAGAGAGAAGGTGGTATGACAGCACAACAGTTTGAAGTAATTCAATtctattttttgttattgttaatttgacgttaatgttatttttacaccACATggcacataaataaaataaattaaattgatgcatttagcagacacttttatacaaagcgactcacaagtgcattcaggctaacagcttttacctataataatatacaaatgaataaaatattctgcaccacacacatgaaataaaaacggttataacattttatttacatgataCACTGTATGTAATACAGTATGAATGGTTGATCTAAGCAGCACTTCATTTCTAACACATCAACATTCATTAGGTATTCTGAAACCCTTGTTTTCAGACAGGATATTTTGATCTGTGCCCAAAAGTGTCAATTATAAACATTTCATGACATGCTTTTGCAATGCCCTGAACTCTTCTTGGGGCAGCAGATATTTCCGGACGATTTCTTGTACTCCTTCTTCAGTGACTGTCTCATAGTCTTCTCTGTTTTTGAAAGGAAGATGTCCGGCGAGCTCACACAGGGCAACGTTGAAGGCCGCCTCTTCTTTGGCCCCAAAACAGGACAGCCGAGGCCATACGATAACCCTCACCCCATTCCGGGACACAGACGGGTCACGCTCCCTCCGTGGGGGGCAACCTCGGGTGATGAAGAGGTTGTGTGCGATGTTCCTATCAACCATAATATCAGTGAGACTACAAACTGCATTGACTGTCAAATCCAGGTCTGGACCCTGAGTATAGAACAGAAAACCTCCTGGGAAGTCCAGAAGGCCATACAAGTTTTTCTTCGGCAGGATCGGTTCAGCCGGGGAGGTTTCCACCCTCAGCTGGTGATTTAGGTAGTAGCAGTGAAGATGAAGATGGTTGACTGAAGCAAAACCACCCAGGCTGTTGAAACCAACTCTGAATCCCGGATCAGCGCTCAGGAGGACCGCTTCTATCCCCATCTGGACCGCCAGAGGGGTCAGGATCTGTGGGAGACACCTGTCCGGTTCTGGCACGAGCAGACAGTGACCGAATTCCAACGGACTTACGTTTATAATGACTTTGCACTTCCTTTTTGAACTATTTTGATGGCATCCAGCGTCACACGGGCTTTCACACTCTTTCTGTAGCTCGAACAGCAGCTCTTTGGGGTTGATCTTGTTGAAATTGAACTGGCGGGGGTCAAAGTTCTGCCGGACGCTCAGGATCTCCTGAGGTTTTCGTCTCTCGATGCCCCTCATGATGTTCAGCTGAGCGATGTAGGCACTCGGACCGGGGAGGGTCCGGGTCTCCAGCTCGTCAAGATGATACCGGAACAGACCGGCGTTTCTCTTCTCTGTCCATCCGCACCGCAGCGCCACGTCAAACCTCGACATGCTCTGCTGTCCGCAACAAACATCGCTTATAAAGTCCTCGTTAGTGTAGGTGAAAACGGTACAGTCAGCCATAGCTGTATTACATTGTAAACACTATTTTCACAGTGTGTACTAAAATAATACACTACAGCCGCTCGCTCGTGCATGTGCTCGCACGCCTTAAAAGGCTagactggacatgcgcacatcaATGTAGCGTATTTTATCTCACACTGTTTGTTCtctatttttgtattattgtaaGGGGTAtttgtagacgttaataaaaataaaaaaaatctaataggtagaacatttaatttattgtgaGCTCCCGGTTTTTGCTGTATCCATTGACCGTGTCCTATTGGTCACGGGGAGCCACGTGACAGCGGTTGATTGTATGGAAAGTGAGAGGGCACATGCCGTTTGTGTCGACGAGATTTGTAGTTTTATGTCTGTTTCGCTTCATCCATAATCTTTAatatacagtaccattcaaaggttttgggtcagtaaaaaaaaaaaaaaacgtttaaataagcacacattaaactgatcaagcAAGAGTGAGAGTAAAGACGTACTATTAGaggtttcattttcaaataaatactgttcttttaaaaccTGTTCTtcagaatcctggaaaaaaaaatacatataagcgtacataacaaaatattgttatgTACGCTGATGATACAGTATTATATACCCATGGGAGAAGTGCAACAGACGTAGCCAAAAAATTATCAAGTGTCATGAGCAAGGTTAGCCACTGGTTACATGACTCATGTCTTACATTAAATGTGGAAAAAACTGTAACTATGTCTTTTACAAACCGGTTTATACTTAAAACCTATCCGGAAATTTTAGTAAACGGCCAACTTATAAGGCATGtagataaatttaaatatttggggGTAACTCTAGATTCCACACTTAGTTTTAAAGGTCATGTTAAGAACTTGTGtaacaaattgaaatttaatttagtaaattttaGATATATAAGAAACTCCCTCACCACTGAAGCATCCAGtacttatttaaatgcaatgatcatcCCCCACTTTTTGTACTGCATTACATCCTGGTCTCAGGCATGTAAAACAGTCATACAACCTTTAGAATCTTTGTATAAAAACTGTCTCAAGATCCATGATAAAAAAACACGTTCTTATCATCACTGTCAAATACTCATCAAATATGATATACTTAGCTTTGATAATCTAATAAAACACTCAAACTTGACTTTGCTACATAAAATCATATATAGTGCTACTGCTCCCCCTCTGAAAAAGTTTGTGACACTCTGCTCCGAAAAAACAGTGCGAACAACTAGAAGTGTCACAAGGGGGGAGTGTAGCATCCCACAATGTAAAACACAATTTGGGAGCTCCTCCTTCTCATGTGTGGCAATGAGGCAGTGGAATACTCTTCCCACGGAACATATTTTGTGCACAGATTCTCACACTTTCTCATGCCTGACAAAGAGTTGGTTGCTAAGTAAGCAAGTTTGCACTCATCTTTGAGATagtatacctgtgtgtgtgtgtgtgtgtgtgtgtgtttatggggttggtgtgtgggtgtgtgcttAAGAtgctactgaactgtttaagtgTGTTTGTTGGAGAGAGAGGAGATAGAGAGTAAATGGGTTGATGGCCTCCCTGGTTCTGTTATTTACAAACTTGTTTGTCTGTAATCTCAATGGACTTCATTTTATCCATAA is from Carassius auratus strain Wakin chromosome 25, ASM336829v1, whole genome shotgun sequence and encodes:
- the gdpgp1 gene encoding GDP-D-glucose phosphorylase 1, which translates into the protein MADCTVFTYTNEDFISDVCCGQQSMSRFDVALRCGWTEKRNAGLFRYHLDELETRTLPGPSAYIAQLNIMRGIERRKPQEILSVRQNFDPRQFNFNKINPKELLFELQKECESPCDAGCHQNSSKRKCKVIINVSPLEFGHCLLVPEPDRCLPQILTPLAVQMGIEAVLLSADPGFRVGFNSLGGFASVNHLHLHCYYLNHQLRVETSPAEPILPKKNLYGLLDFPGGFLFYTQGPDLDLTVNAVCSLTDIMVDRNIAHNLFITRGCPPRRERDPSVSRNGVRVIVWPRLSCFGAKEEAAFNVALCELAGHLPFKNREDYETVTEEGVQEIVRKYLLPQEEFRALQKHVMKCL